The Halorientalis sp. IM1011 genome window below encodes:
- a CDS encoding FlaD/FlaE family flagellar protein: MSSLAAGPVGFAIATGTGGQVPEGLAPLVALVASGVVGMSIKNVFDSILSDEDEDGDIGGDMGEDMSSDGGLMAEGGDDDLDDLGGLGGDDDLGGFDDDGDGFGDMDGGGGGPATDELENRLDELENEVGSLQSTVNTVRNENEQIGEQVQDLDENIRKLLDIYEMVTRGVNPFADDIQAGAGGGGIEEGSFGLFSDDDDGEDDEEIDDEIANADAEGFFDEDLVEDGEDDVEDVGDDFGSVSDVVDDDGADDDMGEFEDDFDDFDDGGDEFDDMDDLDDDGDDFGDLDDGDDGDDGGDGGKSFQELKQEYESGDADWAEGEEPDGEGDELADDSDDELVDEDADAGDDLDDLDDEMDGDVVESTDVDDVLPSAGDDEEDDEAVDAGGTAAVEPDEEIESDPELAAESELESESELESESEPEATTAAPAGTEQAGATDTDGDSAADGPGKPYLRTLPDGYAADLIVMEWLEFLVEESDVRETAEAIQYYERIDWVSEPVAGELRSFLSGFDGGSGGSLTIDHHTRSLRYISQLDQDAGDGAAMQLLARGGGGDGLQR, translated from the coding sequence ATGAGTAGTCTCGCCGCGGGCCCGGTCGGGTTCGCGATCGCCACTGGAACAGGGGGTCAGGTACCCGAGGGGCTGGCTCCCCTGGTGGCGCTCGTGGCCAGCGGCGTCGTCGGCATGAGTATCAAGAACGTCTTCGATTCGATCCTCTCCGACGAGGACGAGGACGGTGATATCGGCGGCGATATGGGCGAGGATATGAGCAGCGACGGCGGCCTGATGGCCGAGGGCGGTGACGACGACCTCGACGATCTGGGCGGTCTCGGCGGCGACGACGATCTGGGCGGATTCGACGACGACGGTGACGGGTTCGGCGACATGGACGGCGGCGGTGGCGGTCCGGCCACCGACGAGCTGGAGAACCGGCTGGACGAACTCGAAAACGAGGTCGGCAGTCTCCAGTCGACGGTCAACACCGTCCGCAACGAGAACGAGCAGATCGGCGAGCAGGTTCAGGACCTGGACGAGAACATCCGGAAACTGCTCGACATCTACGAGATGGTCACGCGCGGCGTCAATCCCTTCGCCGACGACATTCAGGCGGGTGCCGGCGGTGGCGGGATCGAGGAGGGAAGCTTCGGCCTGTTCAGCGACGACGACGACGGCGAGGACGACGAGGAGATCGACGACGAGATCGCCAACGCCGACGCCGAGGGCTTTTTCGACGAAGACCTCGTCGAAGACGGAGAAGACGACGTCGAAGACGTGGGCGACGACTTCGGCAGCGTCAGCGACGTCGTGGACGACGACGGTGCGGACGACGACATGGGCGAGTTCGAGGACGACTTCGACGACTTCGACGATGGCGGCGACGAGTTCGACGATATGGACGACCTCGACGACGACGGTGACGATTTCGGCGACCTCGACGACGGCGACGACGGCGACGACGGCGGAGACGGCGGAAAGTCCTTCCAGGAACTCAAACAGGAGTACGAGTCCGGCGACGCCGACTGGGCCGAAGGCGAAGAGCCCGACGGCGAGGGCGACGAACTCGCGGACGATTCCGACGACGAACTCGTCGACGAGGACGCCGACGCCGGTGACGACCTGGACGACCTCGACGACGAGATGGACGGCGACGTGGTCGAGTCAACCGACGTCGACGACGTGCTCCCGTCGGCCGGTGACGACGAGGAGGACGACGAGGCAGTCGACGCGGGCGGGACAGCAGCCGTCGAGCCCGACGAAGAGATCGAGTCCGACCCCGAACTGGCGGCGGAGTCGGAACTCGAGTCGGAGTCGGAACTCGAGTCGGAGTCGGAACCCGAGGCCACGACGGCCGCGCCCGCGGGAACGGAACAGGCTGGCGCGACCGACACGGACGGGGATTCGGCGGCCGACGGGCCGGGGAAGCCGTACCTGCGGACGCTTCCGGACGGGTACGCGGCCGATCTGATCGTCATGGAGTGGCTGGAGTTCCTCGTCGAGGAGTCGGACGTGCGCGAGACGGCCGAAGCGATCCAGTACTACGAGCGGATCGACTGGGTCAGCGAGCCGGTCGCCGGAGAGTTGCGGTCGTTCCTGTCTGGGTTCGACGGCGGGTCGGGTGGATCGCTGACGATCGATCACCACACCCGGAGTCTTCGGTACATCAGCCAACTCGACCAGGACGCCGGCGACGGGGCGGCCATGCAACTGTTGGCCCGTGGAGGTGGTGGTGATGGGCTTCAGCGTTAG
- a CDS encoding flagellar protein G: MASVSVSHMILFIASIVIAASVAGVFTDSISQVSQAIDDRGLSVSENVRTDIEVISDSGSAAVYDETTENVTIYVKNTGSRELRSESAAIDVLVDGRYETDVTVTVLDGADGWGPGDVVRLDISPNDGGGLQAGDHRVKVIVNDDEEVFRFRI, encoded by the coding sequence ATGGCGAGCGTCTCCGTCTCCCACATGATCCTGTTTATCGCCTCCATCGTGATCGCCGCGAGCGTCGCGGGCGTGTTCACCGACAGCATCAGCCAGGTGAGCCAGGCCATCGACGACCGCGGGCTATCGGTCAGCGAGAACGTCCGGACGGACATCGAGGTGATAAGCGACAGCGGGTCGGCCGCCGTCTACGACGAGACGACCGAGAACGTCACCATCTACGTCAAGAACACCGGATCACGGGAGTTACGATCCGAGTCCGCGGCCATCGACGTGCTGGTCGACGGGCGGTACGAGACCGACGTGACGGTGACGGTACTCGACGGGGCCGACGGCTGGGGGCCCGGCGACGTGGTTCGACTGGATATCAGTCCGAACGACGGTGGCGGGCTCCAGGCCGGTGACCATCGCGTGAAGGTCATCGTCAACGACGACGAGGAGGTGTTTAGATTCCGCATATGA
- a CDS encoding ATPase domain-containing protein, whose translation MSIATQDLYSLGLGDHDRLNKELGGGIPPGSIVLVEGDYGAGKSAMSQRFTYGLCEEGHTVTMLSTELTVGSFLDQMHSLSYDMVDHLLQERCLFLHADIGDTNTLTGGDEAEGDRKELLKRLMEAEVMWGSDVIIIDTFDSILRNDPKFEALVRQNEERQAALEIIGFFRDVISRGKVIVLTVDPSTLEEEAIGPFRSIADVFLELEMVEVGNDVRRQISVKRFAGMGEQVGDSIGYSVRSGTGIVIESRSVA comes from the coding sequence ATGAGTATCGCAACACAAGATCTCTACTCGCTCGGACTGGGCGATCACGACCGACTGAACAAGGAACTGGGCGGCGGTATTCCCCCCGGGAGCATCGTCCTCGTCGAGGGCGACTACGGGGCCGGGAAAAGCGCCATGAGCCAGCGGTTCACCTACGGACTCTGTGAGGAGGGGCACACGGTGACGATGCTCTCGACCGAACTCACGGTTGGGAGTTTCCTCGACCAGATGCACTCGCTGTCCTACGACATGGTCGATCACCTGCTCCAGGAGAGATGCCTGTTCCTCCACGCCGACATCGGCGACACGAACACGCTGACCGGTGGCGACGAGGCGGAGGGAGACCGCAAGGAACTGCTCAAGCGCCTGATGGAGGCCGAAGTGATGTGGGGATCCGACGTGATCATCATCGACACGTTCGATTCGATCCTCCGGAACGATCCGAAGTTCGAGGCGCTGGTCCGTCAGAACGAGGAACGCCAGGCCGCACTGGAGATCATCGGCTTCTTCCGGGACGTGATCTCCCGGGGGAAGGTGATCGTCCTCACTGTGGACCCCTCGACGCTGGAGGAGGAGGCCATCGGCCCGTTCCGTTCGATCGCCGACGTCTTCCTCGAACTGGAGATGGTCGAGGTCGGCAACGACGTGCGCCGTCAGATCTCGGTGAAGCGGTTCGCCGGGATGGGTGAACAGGTCGGTGACTCAATCGGGTACTCCGTCCGCTCGGGGACGGGCATCGTGATCGAGAGCCGGAGCGTCGCATAA
- a CDS encoding type II/IV secretion system ATPase subunit produces the protein MTEHGTAQPSDELRQYAARRRHLQDHLKKFKQITGEFPLLIDEASTEYESPRPNVLYPVGGPIFVHIYGDVGQDTKYYAIEPELDQTEATVYQKVRDKLLQKSVTKPAPTDEAEYDDRIEELLQETTRIKDSEDTGLFSRLPSILDMGKVEVSRETYEDIRYILNRDIVGLGPLEPIMRDPANEDIHVIGPHETYVDHSVYSMLETTVDFGEPEEFDQWLRNMGERIGDPVSDSDPIVDSTLPDGSRLNLIYSDDVSLKGPSLTIRQGDETPLSMFQITKWGTLSPRLAAYLWLCLENEQTVFVVGETASGKTTTLNAAFAFIPRDAKIYTAEDTAEVIPPHDTWQQLLTREGEEEGTGVDMFDLVAAALRSRPDYIILGEVRGAEGRMAFQAAQTGHPVMLTFHASDIVSMIQRFTSDPINVPETFMDVADVALFQNRVKQGDEVLRRVTSVQEIEGYSKEMDGVVTRQAFYWDPVEDEIVFQGMNNSYVLEEQIATLLGYEDTRMIYDDLDFRAKIIERAIQEDIVGYHEVNELIADFQRDGIEGLPFDIHRET, from the coding sequence ATGACCGAGCACGGGACCGCCCAGCCGTCGGACGAACTCAGGCAGTACGCCGCGAGGCGTCGCCACCTGCAGGACCACCTGAAGAAGTTCAAGCAGATCACGGGCGAGTTCCCGCTGCTCATCGACGAGGCCAGCACCGAGTACGAGTCACCGCGGCCGAACGTCCTCTACCCGGTCGGTGGCCCCATCTTCGTCCACATCTACGGCGACGTGGGCCAGGACACGAAGTACTACGCCATCGAGCCGGAACTCGACCAGACGGAGGCGACCGTCTACCAGAAGGTCCGGGACAAACTCCTCCAGAAGTCGGTGACGAAACCGGCCCCGACCGACGAGGCCGAGTACGACGACCGCATCGAGGAACTGCTCCAGGAGACCACCCGGATCAAAGACAGCGAGGACACCGGCCTGTTTAGCAGACTCCCCTCGATTCTCGACATGGGGAAAGTCGAGGTGTCCCGGGAGACCTACGAGGACATCCGGTACATCCTCAACCGGGACATCGTCGGGCTGGGGCCGCTGGAACCGATCATGCGCGACCCGGCCAACGAGGACATCCACGTCATCGGCCCCCACGAGACCTACGTCGACCACAGCGTCTACAGCATGCTGGAGACGACGGTCGACTTCGGCGAACCCGAGGAGTTCGACCAGTGGCTGCGCAACATGGGTGAACGGATCGGCGACCCCGTCTCCGACTCCGATCCCATCGTCGACTCCACGCTACCCGACGGGTCGCGTCTCAACCTCATCTACTCCGACGACGTGAGCCTCAAGGGCCCCTCGCTGACGATCCGGCAGGGCGACGAGACGCCGCTGTCGATGTTCCAGATCACGAAGTGGGGCACCCTGAGCCCGCGACTGGCCGCGTATCTCTGGCTCTGTCTGGAGAACGAACAGACGGTCTTCGTCGTCGGGGAGACGGCGTCGGGGAAGACGACGACGCTGAACGCCGCCTTCGCCTTCATCCCCCGGGACGCCAAGATCTACACCGCGGAGGACACCGCCGAGGTCATCCCGCCCCACGACACCTGGCAGCAACTCCTGACCCGCGAGGGCGAGGAGGAAGGCACGGGGGTCGACATGTTCGATCTGGTGGCGGCCGCCCTGCGTTCCCGTCCCGACTACATCATCCTCGGCGAGGTCCGTGGGGCGGAGGGTCGGATGGCGTTCCAGGCGGCCCAGACGGGGCACCCGGTCATGCTGACCTTCCACGCGAGCGACATCGTTAGTATGATCCAGCGGTTCACCAGCGATCCGATCAACGTCCCCGAGACGTTCATGGACGTGGCCGACGTCGCACTCTTCCAGAACCGGGTCAAGCAGGGTGACGAGGTGCTCCGCCGGGTGACCTCCGTCCAGGAGATCGAGGGCTACTCCAAGGAGATGGACGGGGTCGTCACCCGGCAGGCGTTCTACTGGGACCCGGTCGAAGACGAGATCGTCTTCCAGGGGATGAACAACTCCTACGTCCTCGAAGAGCAGATCGCGACCCTGCTGGGCTACGAGGACACCCGGATGATCTACGACGACCTGGATTTCCGCGCGAAGATCATCGAACGCGCCATCCAGGAGGACATCGTCGGCTACCACGAGGTCAACGAACTGATCGCCGACTTCCAGCGCGACGGGATCGAGGGCCTCCCCTTCGACATCCACCGGGAGACCTGA
- the flaJ gene encoding archaellar assembly protein FlaJ, with amino-acid sequence MASKESTSTVDEIRLSLASVADDLLDSYQQMHVPMRQYVLTILLPATGFMLVTVLGALLVPAPMFVRVPVPLLGLLAFGAAVFYPKILLSQEKKALNNRLHLVITHMTVLSTTRIDRMEVFRALAQEEEYGALAEEMRRVVQLVDTWNQSLDDALRRRARQVPSDALADFFDRLAYTLGAGQPLEDFLLSEQEQVMQNYETVYTGSLENLEVMKDLYMSMILSMTFALVFAVVLPILTGTDPTATVSAVILMFIFVQSGFYLTIRTMAPHDPLWYQPDEIMTDLDTKLIAVFATGVSLTLVLAFVSLGGLLGISPITLEMLLPMSSIPLPLYVAVPFTPLLIPGIYVRRVEKGIAARDDEFPSFIRALGAAEGAKQSTTSMVLSTLRKKDFGDLTGNIDDLYKRLNMRIEPSSAWRYFTADCRSYLIQKFSEMYLIGREMGGSPKQLGELISENMNVVLQLRQRRSQAATTLIGLLYGISAAATFAFFIGLQVVNILANMDLDLTTSAEFNVNSIINTGVYNIPLIEFLLIVVIVFNALLSSLMIRETDGGHKLNAYMHFVILTWLGAVIAIFTKSMVSSFLTI; translated from the coding sequence ATGGCATCGAAGGAATCGACCAGCACTGTCGACGAAATCAGGCTCTCGCTCGCCAGTGTCGCCGACGACCTGCTGGACTCCTACCAGCAGATGCACGTCCCGATGCGGCAGTACGTGCTGACGATCCTGCTCCCGGCGACCGGCTTCATGCTGGTGACCGTCCTCGGTGCACTTCTCGTCCCCGCGCCGATGTTCGTCCGGGTCCCGGTCCCCCTGCTCGGACTGCTGGCGTTCGGTGCCGCCGTCTTCTACCCGAAGATCCTCCTCTCACAGGAGAAGAAGGCGCTGAACAACCGACTCCACCTCGTGATCACGCACATGACCGTGCTGTCGACCACCCGGATCGACCGCATGGAGGTGTTCCGGGCGCTGGCCCAGGAAGAGGAGTACGGGGCACTGGCCGAGGAGATGCGCCGGGTGGTCCAGCTGGTCGACACCTGGAACCAGAGCCTCGACGACGCGCTCCGGCGCCGCGCCCGGCAGGTGCCGAGCGACGCCCTCGCGGACTTTTTCGACCGCCTTGCCTACACTCTCGGGGCCGGCCAGCCCCTCGAGGATTTCCTCCTCTCGGAGCAGGAGCAGGTGATGCAGAACTACGAGACCGTCTACACCGGCTCGCTGGAGAATCTGGAGGTCATGAAGGACCTCTACATGTCGATGATCCTCTCGATGACGTTCGCGCTGGTGTTCGCCGTCGTCCTCCCGATCCTGACCGGGACGGACCCGACCGCGACCGTCAGCGCCGTCATCCTCATGTTCATCTTCGTCCAGTCGGGGTTTTACCTCACGATCCGGACGATGGCGCCCCACGACCCGCTGTGGTACCAGCCCGATGAGATCATGACCGATCTCGACACGAAACTGATCGCCGTCTTCGCCACCGGCGTCTCGCTGACGCTCGTGCTGGCGTTCGTCTCGCTGGGCGGGCTCCTCGGTATCAGCCCGATCACGCTCGAGATGCTCCTGCCCATGTCGTCGATCCCGCTGCCCCTCTACGTGGCCGTCCCGTTCACGCCGCTTTTGATCCCCGGAATCTACGTCCGCCGGGTCGAGAAAGGGATCGCCGCCCGCGACGACGAGTTCCCCTCGTTCATCCGCGCCCTCGGTGCCGCCGAAGGAGCCAAGCAGTCCACGACCTCGATGGTCCTGTCGACGCTCCGGAAGAAGGACTTCGGTGACCTCACCGGCAACATCGACGACCTCTACAAGCGGCTGAACATGCGGATCGAACCCTCCTCGGCCTGGCGGTACTTCACCGCCGACTGTCGCTCCTACCTGATCCAGAAGTTCTCCGAGATGTACCTCATCGGCCGGGAGATGGGTGGCTCGCCCAAACAGCTGGGTGAACTCATCTCCGAGAACATGAACGTCGTCCTCCAGTTGCGCCAGCGCCGGTCCCAGGCCGCGACGACCCTGATCGGCCTGCTGTACGGGATCTCGGCGGCCGCGACCTTCGCCTTCTTCATCGGCCTGCAGGTCGTCAACATCCTCGCCAACATGGATCTGGACCTGACGACCTCCGCCGAGTTCAACGTCAACTCGATCATCAACACCGGCGTCTACAACATCCCACTCATCGAGTTCCTGCTGATCGTCGTCATCGTGTTCAACGCCCTGCTGTCCTCGCTGATGATCCGCGAGACCGACGGCGGCCACAAGCTCAACGCCTACATGCACTTCGTGATTCTGACGTGGCTCGGCGCCGTCATCGCCATCTTCACGAAGTCGATGGTGAGCAGCTTTCTCACCATCTAG